From a region of the Sebastes umbrosus isolate fSebUmb1 chromosome 10, fSebUmb1.pri, whole genome shotgun sequence genome:
- the LOC119495658 gene encoding zinc transporter ZIP9, producing the protein MDGGLTITLLSVAMFVGCYVLGFIPLLFRLSEKSLQFVSILGAGLLCGTALAITIPEGVGLLEESWRASSSSSSDVPSGVNASEKNTNATSTERDPPPRFFIGVALTFGFTFMFVVDQIGSYLSTRGQTNRLSNSVGFTATLGLVIHAAADGFAVGAAVATGQVTVQVIVFLAVILHKAPAAFGLVSFLMHSGLEKKYIQGHLLAFSAAAPILAIPTYFILHASGSSSQKQLSATGVGMLFSAGTFLYVATVHVLPEVSSRTGQPLSDLQQHTGAEAHHQRHLGLLESLTLILGVGLPMVLALGLHDD; encoded by the exons ATGGACGGGGGGCTGACTATCACTTTATTATCGGTTGCGATGTTTGTGGGTTGTTATGTTCTCGGATTCATCCCACTGTTGTTCAGACTGTCTGAG AAAAGCCTGCAGTTTGTCTCCATCCTGGGAGCAGGACTCCTGTGTGGGACAGCTCTGGCTATCACCATCCCAGAGGGAGTGGGCTTACTGGAGGAGTCATGGAGAG catcctcctcttcctcctctgatgTGCCTTCCGGTGTGAACGCCAGTGAGAAAAATACAAATGCAACTTCCACAGAGAGAGACCCTCCACCTCGCTTCTTCATCGGGGTGGCTTTAACCTTCGGGTTCACCTTCATGTTTGTAGTGGATCAGATCGGAAGTTACCTTTCCACGCGTG GCCAAACAAATCGTTTGTCCAACAGTGTCGGCTTCACGGCCACTTTGGGGCTGGTTATACACGCTGCAG CTGATGGATTCGCCGTGGGTGCAGCTGTGGCCACGGGACAAGTGACAGTGCAAGTTATAGTATTTTTAGCTGTGATCCTACACAAG GCGCCTGCAGCTTTTGGTTTGGTCTCCTTTCTGATGCATTCAGGCCTTGAAAAGAAGTACATTCAGGGACATTTACTGGCCTTTTCAGCTGCAGCACCTATACTTGCCATCCCCACTTACTTCATATTACACGCA TCTGGCAGCTCATCTCAGAAGCAGCTCAGTGCGACAGGTGTGGGGATGCTCTTCTCGGCTGGGACTTTCCTCTATGTGGCCACggtgcatgttctccctgagGTCAGCAGCAGGACAGGTCAACCCCTCTCTGACCTCCAGCAGCACACTGGAGCCGAGGCCCACCACCAGCGACACCTGGGGCTCCTGGAGAGCCTCACTCTGATCCTCGGAGTCGGGCTCCCGATGGTGCTGGCTCTCGGGCTGCATGACGACTGA
- the LOC119495630 gene encoding coiled-coil domain-containing protein 177 — MMGELKSRRPAGPRLDLNNFNLAEAERSRYVLTSPRSLESCTRLGVKPIDLLIKSLNEFVAEQRGVPFEAMRVMHESYEKERMKLLRMCREERERIIRDRWPGCDDKVSCLEVVKPELKDHRQTSGIQYAELCFKGKSASRSSCSNRDRSTVCSFNLGDLRQTPATERKLERLTRDIKKEMCVTVSERDRKIAALMLVKHQEEQACAKLCQQEEQERQEARRQEEAQRAQEEKQRRKKLKQSMQRWHEELEARRRLRQHQEKRKVGQLELEVLLQEDRWSRLKEEVEVQRREKMEAAQKEAGGRKRYQEKLLREKEEVEERERERERQVAEEKELKARRSRVSQEKKERKRLQEENHRELLRHILLKQQAEQQVEEEEAQMRSTLERKLRRSCEKRAQAAEARLRELKERAAREEEQIQRAQQRAKLQGYQQLTHKLILVQLSQRRTERAAMHASAQQRSRAQQTHRHNTHRLLCHQRLREKVQREEEAVRKVRESCVFMKDWRRERLRRQREQIQEEAHRLARASYHMRERVRQQTHSRTFDQMALEAQLTAYMSRMKL; from the coding sequence ATGATGGGGGAGCTGAAGTCCAGGCGTCCTGCTGGGCCTCGCTTGGACCTGAACAACTTTAACCTTGCCGAAGCGGAGAGGAGTCGGTATGTTTTAACGAGTCCCCGCTCGCTTGAGTCTTGTACACGACTCGGGGTCAAACCTATTGACCTTCTCATTAAATCACTAAATGAGTTCGTTGCTGAGCAGCGTGGCGTCCCCTTTGAGGCGATGAGAGTCATGCATGAATCCTACGAGAAGGAGAGAATGAAGCTTTTACGAATGTGccgagaggagagggagaggattaTCCGGGACAGGTGGCCAGGCTGTGATGATAAAGTGTCCTGCCTGGAAGTGGTGAAGCCTGAACTGAAGGATCACAGACAGACATCAGGTATCCAGTATGCAGAACTGTGCTTTAAAGGGAAATCTGCGAGCAGGTCCTCCTGCTCCAACAGAGACAGGAGCACAGTCTGCAGCTTCAACCTGGGAGACCTCAGACAAACCCCGGCTACTGAGAGGAAACTGGAGAGGCTCACTAGGGACATTAAGAAGGAGATGTGTGTCACAGTGTCGGAGAGAGACCGCAAGATAGCAGCTCTCATGTTGGTGAAGCACCAGGAGGAGCAGGCCTGTGCGAAGCTCTgtcagcaggaggagcaggagagacAGGAGGCCCGCAGGCAGGAGGAGGCCCAGCGGGCTCAGGAAGagaaacagaggaggaagaaactGAAGCAGAGCATGCAACGCTGGCATGAGGAGCTGGAGGCCCGcaggaggctgaggcagcaTCAGGAGAAAAGGAAAGTGGGACAGCTCGAGCTGGAGGTGCTGCTGCAAGAGGACCGCTGGAGTAGGCtgaaagaggaggtggaggtgcaacgcagagagaagatggaggctgCACAGAAAGAGGCAGGGGGCCGCAAGCGCTACCAGGAGAAGCTgctgagagagaaggaggaggtggaggagagggagcgagagagggagaggcaggtggcggaggagaaggagctgaaggccaggaggagcagagtgtcgcaggagaagaaggagaggaagaggctgcaggaggagaatCACAGGGAGCTGCTACGACACATCCTGCTGAAGCAGCAGGCGGAGCAgcaggtggaggaagaggaggcccaGATGAGAAGCACGCTGGAGAGGAAGCTGAGGCGCTCCTGCGAGAAGCGTGCCCAGGCCGCAGAGGCTCGGCTGAGGGAGCTGAAGGAGCGGGCGGCCCGGGAGGAGGAGCAGATCCAGAGAGCCCAGCAGAGGGCCAAGCTGCAGGGCTACCAGCagctcacacacaaactgatCCTGGTCCAACTGAGCCAGCGGCGCACGGAGAGGGCCGCCATGCACGCCTCGGcccagcagaggagcagagctcaGCAGACGCACCGACACAACACGCACAGGCTGCTCTGCCACCAGAGGCTGAGGGAGAAggtgcagagagaggaggaggccgTGAGGAAGGTCAGAGAGAGTTGCGTCTTCATGAAGGactggaggagggagaggctGCGGAGACAGCGGGAGCAGATACAAGAGGAGGCGCACAGGCTGGCTCGGGCCTCCTATCACATGAGGGAGAGAGTGAGGCAGCAGACACACAGTCGGACCTTTGATCAGATGGCTCTGGAGGCTCAGCTGACTGCCTACATGAGCCGCATGAAACTATGA
- the nsmce4a gene encoding non-structural maintenance of chromosomes element 4 homolog A encodes MRRTAGGGGGGDEEAPRQNGSAGRRRGEQSDGDDGDYDPADLQDDDHDPGLRREIRSKYRDLINSVQQNREDMLKPSNNKLTEVLEEANKLFKDVRQTREAALDAQLLVVATDLGKEKASQLFAEGTAFDPTAFAEHLLSFMGLNRLEDGEDEQHNGGAVDGYLPQDAWHRVAQRAQCCFRAAPSFHYMMGSFHAEPPPPKQKIERQRKAPSKEAKRIMPTQLKRMESSHQEATEKEVERILGYLKSYYQDEPTSPISYYEFVVDPTSFSRTVENIFHMSFLIRDGLARMYMDSDKLPCIAPVEEGEVEAGGSCSRKQCIVSISPKIWKELVEAFDISDTMIHPPNTQNE; translated from the exons ATGAGGAGGAccgcaggaggaggaggaggaggagatgaggaagcTCCCCGGCAGAACGGCTCTGCCGGccggaggagaggagaacagaGTGACGGGGACGACGGGGACTATGACCCAGCTGACCTGCAAGACGACGACCATGACCCGGGACTCAGGAGAGAGATACGGAGCAAGTACAGAGACCTCATCAACTCGGTGCAAC AGAATAGGGAAGATATGCTGAAACCCTCCAACAACAAGCTCACAGAAGTTTTAGAAGAGGCCAACAAACTTTTTAAAGATG TCCGGCAGACGAGAGAAGCAGCTCTGGACGCCCAGCTCCTCGTTGTGGCCACAGATCTGGGAAAGGAGAAAGCCAGCCAGCTGTTCGCCGAGGGCACTGCTTTCGATCCCACTGCTTTTGCTGAGCACCTT CTGTCCTTCATGGGTCTCAACCGGCTAGAGGACGGGGAGGATGAGCAGCACAATGGAGGAGCAGTCGATGGCTACCTGCCCCAGGATGCTTGGCACCGAGTGGCCCAGAGAGCACAGTGCTGTTTCAGGGCAGCGCCGTCCTTCCACTACAT GATGGGTTCGTTCCACGCAGAGCCGCCTCCTCCGAAGCAGAAGATAGAACGGCAAAGGAAGGCACCTAGCAAGGAAGCCAAAAGGATAATGCCTACTCAG CTGAAGAGAATGGAGTCATCCCATCAAGAAGCGACAGAGAAAGAGGTGGAAAGGATCCTGGGATACCTGAAGAGTTATTACCAAGATGAGC CAACATCACCGATATCGTATTACGAGTTCGTCGTCGACCCCACCTCGTTTTCCCGGACAGTTGAGAACATTTTCCACATGTCGTTTCTAATCAGG gaTGGGTTGGCACGGATGTACATGGATAGTGATAAATTGCCTTGTATAG CGCCTGtagaggagggagaggtggaAGCTGGAGGATCATGCAGCCGTAAACAGTGCATCGTCTCTATCAGCCCAAAAATATGGAAG GAGCTCGTAGAAGCCTTCGACATCAGTGACACAATGATTCATCCTCCAAACACGCAGAATGAGTGA